The nucleotide window AAAAATAACGTCCTTGAATTTAATGCTTTCAAGAAGACGCATGAAAATCATCATACCGATCAGTGCAAATGTAAAGCTGAAGATAATCTTCTCCATATATCCTACACTTGTGAAAAATATCATTGATACAACAATACCTAGCTTTGCCGCATCGAGCGTACCAGAAGTTGTCGGCGATACGAATTTGTTACGGCTTAAGCTTTGCATAATTAATCCTGAAATACCCATCCCTGCCCCGGCAAGTATAATTGCCATTAATCGAGGTACTCGACTCATTAAGAAAATCTGCATTTTATCTGAATCCCAATCCAGTAAATCAGATGGCTTAATGTCAATTGCACCAATAAATAATGATATAAAGGACAGAACGATGGTTGCAACTACGAGCATCCAAAGTCTCATTACATTCTCCCACTATTCTTTATATATTTTAGATTTTTATATAATACGTAAATTCTAAATGAAAATGAGAATCATCTCTTTCCCTACATCATTATATAATTGCTAATAATGAAAATCAAACAGACAATTTATATTACCTTGTATTAAAAGAGGAATAGACTGAAAAATGTATTTTTAGAGCGATTCGCCGTTTTATTTACAACATCCCGTATGTATTCTAATAGGAAGTAAAAATGAATAGAAACAGACCACAATTAATAAAATTGTGGCCTTACAATTACATGCGATATGTTTTTTTATTTACACTGTATTTATTTATTGCTTCGCGATTTACATTATAGCCAAGCCCTTTTGTTTTCGGAACGGTAATGTAGCCATCTGTAACGGTTACTTCCGGTTGAATAATGTCTTCATGCCAATAGCGTTCAGAAGCCGCGGTATCTCCAGGCATTGTAAAGTTTGCAAGACTTGTCAGTGCTACATTTTGCGCACGGCCGATACCCGCTTCCAGCATTCCCCCGCACCATACAGGAATATGGTGTTGCATGCAGAAGTCATGAATACGCTTCGCCTCGCTAATTCCGCCAACTCTCGCAATTTTAATATTTACCACCTGACAGCTGCCTAGCTGAATCGCTTTTCTCGTATCCTCCAAAGAAGTAATACTCTCATCTAAACAAATCGGTGTCTTTATTTGTTTTTGCAATACGGCATGATCGATGATGTCGTCATGCGCTAATGGCTGTTCGATCATCATTAAATTAAATGCATCCAGCTCTTTTAGTCGATCGATGTCATCCAATGTATACGCAGAGTTTGCATCTGCCATTAAAGGAATTGCCGGGAATGCTTGACGTATTGTTCGGATCAGCTCAATATCTTTTCCCGGTTTAATTTTTACTTTAATTCGCTTATAACCTTCATCCAAAAACTGCCGAATTGTATCGATCAGCTGTTCATCTGTAGGCTGTAAACCGATGCTGATTCCTACTTCAATTTTTTCCTGGATTCCGCCAACAGCTGTTGCCAGCGATTGGTTCGTCAATTGGGCATAAATATCCCACACCGCTCCTTCGATCGACGCTTTCGCCATGTTATTGCGTCGAATCGTACGGAATCGCTCATACACATCATCTGGATGCTTTAATTCTTTACCGAGTAATGCAGGAATTAAAAAATCCTCCAATAAATGAAGTGAAGTTTTAAATGTTTCTTCTGTATAGGAAGGCTCTTCAAATGCAACCCCCTCACCCCAGCCGACTACACCACTTTCATCCTTCGCCTCCACAACTAAAAAACGCTTATCTTGCATAGTACCTAAGCTAGTCGTAAATGGAGTTTTCATTCGCATCACTAGTTCATGTATTGTCACTTCTACTAATTTCATCTTTGTTGCTCCTAATAATATTTAGCTGCGGCATCATTCATTCATAATTAAAGAGCAAATAATGAACGCTTTACTAGTAAGTAATGGCTAATATTATCATTTATTTTATTTAAATAAATTATTTTGTAATTTTGATCAAACATTGCCTGTAAAATATTTCTTGTTTTGTAGCGCCAATCTTCCGCCAAAGCAACACTTTCCACTTTGATTTTCTGGAAGTTCGTAGGGATGGGCAATAGATACGCATCATGAATAAGCGCCTCTTCTTTAGAGAACTTCTGTTCCGGATCCAATGTAGGAAGGCCTACCATATTTTCTTCCCAATTTACTAACGGTTTTGCTTCATCCAGTAATTCTTCCACTTTCGCATCCCAGCGTAAGTAGTCATTATCAACAAGTTGCCACTCTACACAAAGACGGTCTGTAGGCAATACCCGGTTGAACGGGTCTTCCATTTCACCATAGCAATTTTCTATATAAGTATCGCTGTAACTGCGCAACTTCGAAAAGTTCAAAAATCCGCTGCGTGCTTCAAGTGGATCAAATGTCCAGCGACAAGTTCTGTAACCGCGCTCGATTGCGATATCCTTCAAGTAATTTTTCAGCAGTTCTCCAACGCCTTGCTCACGATAATTACGCTTCACACCAATCATATGGGAATATAAGTATATATTCTCATCCATATATCCAGGGCAACTATAGTTAAAACCAATTATTTCATCATTTAAATATGCACCAAGTACAATCCCGCCATTGCGAATCGTCGCAATTGTCTGATGTACCGGAATGCTGCCGACAGCCCAAATTTCATGCTCTAGCATACGTGCCTCTTCAATTTGTTCAATTGTCGTTAATTCTTTAATCGTCACTGATTCTAACATAATTCTGCCTCCCCTATAGTTACTTTTCTTCATACTTTAAAACGCCTTGCCTTACTTAGTGTCTCTCCGTCATTATGCAATGTTGCATAATTTCTGAAAAAGATGTGTAACCATCGGGAATGTTCTACATATATCGGTTACCCAGGTTATTTTCGACCAAATACAGCGAAATTAACCCAATTAATTGGGTCTCTTTCGGCAAAAGTTTTTGACAATCGCTGAAAGAAGTTCATGTGAAGAATTGATACCTACTTAAACAAAGATTGTGTAAAGCTTCTTTAAGTATCATCCCAATCCCATTATATACCACATACTACCTTTTTAAGTAGTTAACTTTTATTATTCCTTATTGTTCAAAAGAAAAAACCTTTATTTACAGAAATTCTGTAAATAAAGGTTTGGAAATTATTTAATCCCGCGCATTGCTTTAGAGATGATTGGTGAAATCAGAAGAATAATAACACCTAACACAACCGATAAACCACCTAATACACCGAAGTAAGTTGTTTCAGATACGATTCCGTAAACTCGAACTAACTGTGCGTTAATTGCTTGTGCAGCAGCTGAAGCTAGGAACCATAACGCCATTGTTTGTCCTGCGAATGCAGCTGGTGCCAATTTCGTTGTAGCTGATAGACCAACCGGTGATAGCAATAGCTCACCTAATACTAACAGGAAGATTGAGAATACAACCCAAAGTGGATTTACTAACGTATCTTCCGGAGTTAAAACGATTGCTGCGATCATTACGAAGAATGAAATACCTGCAAAGAATAAAGATAAAGCAAATTTCTTCGGAGTTGATGGTCCGCGATCCGCTAATTTCGTCCACATAAACGCAAACATTGGCGCTAGAACGATAATGAATAATGGATTGAATGACTGGAACCATGCAGCCGGAATTTCAAAGCCCCATAAATTTAAGTTTGTACGTGTATCAATGAATGTTGCAATAACTGTTGAAGATTGTTCAGCAATTGCCCAGAACATTACCGCACAGATGAATAATGGGATATATGCTAATAGACGAGATTTTTCGTCTGCATTTGTTTTTGGACTACGATACATATAAAGTATGAAAGCCGTAGGAATCATTACACCTAAGAATGTAATTAATAATGAGAAGTTTTCAATGCTTGCATATCCTTTTTGATAAGCTACAAAACCTAAAATTACAATAATTAAACCACCGATTGTGAAGTTACGAGTTGTCGTTTTCTTCTCTTTATCAGAAAGTGGATTTGGTGCTACAGAACCTGCTAAACCAAGGCTCTTTTGTGACATTAAGTAAACAACTAAACCGATGAACATACCTACTGCAGCAACACTGAATCCTGCATGGAAGCCCCAATTTTTTTGGAATAAACCAACTAATAAAGGTGCCAGGAAACCACCCATGTTGATACCCATATAGAAAATTGAGAACCCTGAATCACGACGCGCATCATTTTCTGCATACAAGTCACCAACTACAGATGAAACGTTCGGCTTTAACAAACCAGTACCAATGATGATAAAGAACATCGATAAGTAAAGCGCTGTTACACCAAGCGGCAAGGCCAATAGGATATGACCTATCATAATTAATATTCCGCCATAGAATATCGCCTTACGCATACCCGTAATACGGTCAGCGATCCATCCGCCGATAATACCTGACATGTAGATTAATGAACCGTAAATCGACATGATAATGTTAGCTTGCGTACGATCTAATCCTAAACCACCATCTTTAACTGCATAGTACATGTAGAATAATAGAATGGCACGCATACCATAATATGAAAAACGTTCCCAAAACTCTGTAAAGAATAGTGTAAACAACCCTTTAGGTTGACCAACAAAACCAGTTTGAGGAACGGACTTCACGATTTCTTCTTTTGAATACATTTGAAATCCTCCCGATTAATAAATATTCTGACAATAAACTTCGAGGTCTGTTGTCTGACATTTGAAATAATATACTTGAACACTTTAGCCTAATAGTTGATTAAAATCAACAAATAATCAAAATGTTATAATTTTATGTTTTTTCGATATTTTCAGACAAATAAAGCAAATCATCACAACAGATTTTTGTATTATAAAACAATTACTTCACTAAATAAATTATTTTGACTTTTCTTAAAGACAAAATTTTATTAAAAAATAAAAAAGCTAAAGTGCACTGTCATAAGCAACGTACTTTAGCTTTGTATTTCCTTCTTTATTTCACAACATAAATTTCATACTTTTGATAATCGGCTTCTTTAAGTTCAAGCGTTAATAATGTACCTTCTTCTTCATATGCGGTTTCAAGAACGGTTGCCTGCTCATTTAAATAGGAAACAATTCCACCCTGATTATATGGAATAAGCATTTGACATGTAACATAATTAGCAAAAATCTGTTGCTTAATTTGCTGAAGCAACTCTTCCAGCCCTCTATCTTCCTTCGCAGAAAGCCAAATATTATCTCCGCTTACTAACGGATATTCCACATCGGCTAAGTCAGATTTATTGTATACATATATAGTAGGAATATTTTCAACATCAATCGCTTTTAATGTTTCATTCGTTACTTCCATCATAAAGCGGTATTCCTCATTTGAAACATCGACAACATGCAGCAGGAGGTCGGATTCCCGGGCTTCTTCCAATGTCGACCGGAATGCTTTTACTAAATGATGCGGAAGTTTACTAACAAACCCAACCGTATCAGTCAGTAAAAAGGATTTATTGTCTTCCAGTTCAATATTACGGACCGAAGTTTCAAGTGTCGCGAACAACATATCCTTTTCAAATACTTGCTTCGTATCATCCTGGCCCGCTTTTGCAAGTAACTGGTTCATAATCGTGGACTTTCCTGCATTTGTATAACCTACAATTGATACGACAGGTACTGCATTTTTACGGCGTTGCTTCCGCTGTGTTTCACGCTGTTCTTTAACGGTTTCAAGCTCTTTCTTGATTTTCGAAATCTGATCTTCAATTTTACGTCGGTCAAGTTCAAGTTTTGTTTCCCCTGCCCCACGGTTTTTAAAGCCGCCTCCTGTTCCTCCCCCTTGACGGGACAGTGAAGCATGGAGCCCAACTAGTCGCGGCAGCATATACTGTAATTGAGCGAGCTCTACTTGTAATTGCGCTTCACGTGTTTTTGCGCGACGGCTGAAAATGTCTAAAATCAGCATTGTACGGTCTATTACTTTGCATTGTAAATCACGTTCTAAATTACGGATTTGTGATGGCGAGAGTTCATCATTAAAAATAACGATGTTGGCATCTGTTTCATCAAAGAACGCCTTAATTTCTTCAATCTTTCCTGTACCTACATAATGTGAAGGGGTCACACGTTCCAGGTTTTGTGTCACCATGCCGACAATTTCCACATCTAAAGCTTGTGCTAAATTTGCCAACTCTTCCATTGAGTAATCAAAATGCTCATCTTTTTGTAAATTGACGCCAACTAATATACCGCGTTCAATTAATACTTCAACATCTTTCAAATTTTTGCCTCCTTGCTACCATCTATAGTTTTTCCTCATCGTAACATACAATTCAAAAACCTGTACAATGACAACATATAAGCGCATTATGATACTATAAACACACATTGAGCCCCGGCGGATGTCACAGATTTTCTAAAGGAAATTTTTGAACAAATTCAAAAAATCCGGACGCCATTACGCCGAGGCGTAATTGATAAAAAAGAAAAGGCGGTTTTTATGGAATTCGAACAAATGAAAGTGCAGCTTCATGCACTTATTTCTAATAAAACACTACTACAGGCAACTATTAGCCAGCCACGTCAAAAATCCAGTGACTTAAAACGGGTCAAACTCAAGCCCGTAGAAATTCGCGGAGAATATATGATACAGCTGGAATATCAATATGAGCGCATTTTAAAGCATGAAAATATTACGATTGAAGACTTAGCAGCAAAGCTCGATGCTCTTTTCGAACAGTTCCGTCAAGTACACGCCGAGTTTCAGGAGCAGACAGTACAAGTGCAGCTCTCGAAGAAAAACAAAGTGCTTTGGAAATCTGATCAAAATGCTACAACTAAACAAGTGAACTTATCCCATAACCGAAAAAAACAATATTTATTGGATGATTCCCGGATTCATCCGTTTTTAGTCCGTTTAGGAGTGCAGTCGGAAGATGGAAAAATAAAGCAACAGAAATACGATAAGTTTAAACAAATCAATCGCTTTGTTGAATTTATCGATGATTCTTTAGCCCATTTACCGAAAGACAAAACGATTCGCATACTAGATTTCGGTTCAGGTAAATCCTATTTAACATTTGCTTTGTATCATTATTTAAAAATTGAAAAGGGTCTTGATATACATGTCACAGGCCTTGATCTCAAAAAGGAAGTAATTGAGGAATGTAACCGGATTGCAGCAGATTTACAATATGAAGATCTGCAATTTTTAGTTGGGGATATTAATGACTTCAATGAAGAAACTGCTGTAGATATGGTTGTAACCCTCCATGCTTGTGATGTTGCGACGGATATGGCATTAGCCCGTGCAGTAAAATGGGGAGCGAAAGTTATTTTAAGTGTTCCTTGCTGTCAGCATGAGCTGAACCGTCAACTGCAGTCACCTGCATTATCGATTATGACACAGCACGGTTTAGTGAAGGAGCGCTTTGCCGCATTAGCTACGGATTCAATTCGCGCAGAACTATTAACACTAGTCGGATATGATACTCAATTATTGGAATTTATCGATATGGAAAACACGCCAAAGAATATTTTAATACGTGCTTATTTCACCGGGAAGAAGCCAACGAGTGAGCAGCGATTAAAGTATGATGAATTTGTACGCTTTTTAAACGCAAAGCCATTTTTGGAAAACGAGCTGCAAAATTTACTATAATAACAAAACACTTTTCTCGTTAATGTGCATTTTTTCTACATTTTGACCAAAAATATTTGCTTATCCGCTTTTTTCTTTTGTTACAGAATTGTAAAGATTGATAAGGTTAGAGCGAAATTTGTATAGATTTTTTTAAGTTTTTGTTATGATAATTGAGGTTAATTTTTAAAATTATTTTAATTATATATATTCAGGAGGCAATTCCATGTTTAGTTCAAAGAAGCAAGATCCGTTTTTCTCAGCCTTGTTAAAAATTGCTGAAAATATGCGTGAAGGTATTCACTATGCTAATGATTTCCGCATAGAAACGGTTGCAGATCTAAAGGAAATAAGCATTCGTATGAAGCAATACGAAACAGCAGGTGATAAATTAATTCATGAATTAATCGTCATGCTTAATAAATCATTTATGACACCAATTGAGCGTGAAGATATTTTATCATTAGCAATTCGTATGGATGATGTGTTAGATGGTGCAGAAGGTACGATTGCACATTTCGAAATGTTTTCATTAACAGAAATCGATGAATCGATGCGTGATTTCCTAGCCTATATCGCCAAATCTACTGATGAAATCGTAAAAGCGATGGAACTGTTAAACAAAAAAGATCTTGTTGGAATGCGCCAACACGCAATTTTAATTAAAGATTATGAACGTGAATGTGATGAAGTATTACGATCTTCTATTAAAAAGCTGTTTTTAAATGAAAAAGATCCTATTCGTCTAATTAAATTCAAGGATATTTATGAGCAGTTAGAAGAAATTGCCGACTACTGTCAAACAGTTGCTAACACAATCGAAACAATCATTATGCGTAATGCGTAATTAATGAGGAGTCCTTTTAATGAATACACTACTTATCATTACTGTCCTAGTAGTCTTTTTTGCTCTTGCATTTGACTTCATTAATGGTTTTCATGATACGGCAAATGCCATCGCAACATCCGTTTCAACACGTGCGCTACCTCCTCGAGTAGCGGTAATCATGGCTGCGTTTATGAATTTCTTGGGTGCCATTACATTCGTAGGTGTAGCAAAGGCGATTGCGTCAGATATTGTCGACCCATTTGCATTATCTACACCTGATGCACCATTAATCGGTACTGTTGTTATTTTGGCCGCTCTATTATCGGCGATCACTTGGAACTTAGTCACTTGGTATTTTGGAATTCCATCAAGTTCTTCTCATACACTGATCGGTTCGATTGCGGGTGCTGCCATTGCGGCATCTGGAATCGGGGTTTTAAACTATAGCGGATTCACAAAAATCATCATTGCTTTATTAGCATCGCCAATCATCGCGATTTGTGCCGGTTATATTATGATGACAATAATGAAATTCATTTTTAAGAATATGAACCTATATAAAACAAATAAAGGTTTCCGTATTATGCAGATTTTCACTGCAGCAATTCAATCTTTTACCCACGGTACAAACGATGCTCAAAAGGCAATGGGTATTATTACGATGGCACTTATTGCAGCGAATTTGCAGACAACGGATGATGTACAAGGCTGGGTGCGTTTTGCCTGTGCTTTAGCAATGGGTCTTGGTACTTCAATCGGCGGTTATAAGATCATTAAAACAGTCGGCGGCAAAATCATGAAAATTCGCCCTGTAAATGGTGCTGCTGCAGATCTTGCATCCGCATCCATCATTTTCGGTGCGACATTAATTCACTTGCCTGTATCAACAACACATGTTATTTCTTCTGCAATCATGGGTGTCGGTTCTGCTCAAAATGTAAAAGGCGTAAACTGGGGTATGGCTCGTAAAATTGTTACAACATGGATTATTACAATGCCTATTTCTGCTGTCATGGCAGCAATTATTTATTCAGTATTAAATCTATTCTTTTAGTAAAGAGGACAGGTATGTTTCGAAAGTTTTTTCGGACAAACCTCCCTCTTTTCTTTTTTTCTACGAATCCATTACACTGTAATTATGGAAAAGGAAAGGCGGTAATTTATGAAACAGTTCGCAGCATTCATTACAAAATACGCAAAACCGATTGTGGTACTATGGTGCGCACTTTTGGTTGTTCTAGCATTCTTTGCACTTCAACTTCCTTCTAAACTGCAAGGGGATGGGTTTTTCTATGATGGCGACCACTCGTATGTAACGAACGAGCTATCCGATACATTCGATTTACCCGCAAAAACGATTTTTGTCCTGTTTAAAAATAAAACGGATGAGGAAATTTCATCTGCACTTGAAAGTCTGGAAACAATTGGAGAAATTCAAACAATCACATCTCCTGTAGGTGTCGAAGAATTAAATAAAGAAGGTTATGCCTATGGAATGCTGGAGTTTGATAATTCGGTGGATGATTACTTCCCGATTATTGATGAGCTTCGTGAAAAGCTCGGCGAAAATAATGGCATTTCCATTACCGGTGAACCGGTTATTTCAAAGGATATTAATGTCGCCAGTCAAAATGACTTAATTAAAGCGGAAACGATTGGTCTTCCGATTGCATTAATCGTTTTACTGCTGGCATTCGGTACGATCGTAGCTTCTTTACTGCCAATTTTAGTAGGTGGGGCAACGGTTGTCATCACACTTGGTTTATTGGCTCTTTTAGGAGACAATGTGAACTTATCGATTTTCGTATTAAATATCGTCCCAATGCTCGGATTGGCTTTAAGTATTGATTTTGCATTGCTCCTTATAAACCGTTACCGTGAAGAACGCAATACACAATCGATTGAGCAGTCAGTTCAAATTGCAATCCAGACAGCCGGACGATCGATTATCTTTTCAGCGCTCTGTGTCATGATCGGTCTTGGCGCAATGATCGTAATCGATGTCGAAATCTTCATGAATATCGCACTTGGCGGATCAATTGTCGTGTTGTTGGCTGTCTTAACAGGTATTACCCTTTTACCGGCAACATTGATGCTTCTTGGTGACCGTTTAAATAAAGGACGTGTTTTCCGTATCAAACCGACTGCCTCCCGCTGGCAGAAGTTTGCTGCCTTTGTCATGAAACGACCTGTCACAATTATTGTTGTGGCCATCATCGTGCTATGTATTGCAATGGTGCCGATCAAAGATATCGAGTTAACGATTCCTTCTACGGAATCATTGCCTGAATCCTATGAGTCACGCCAAACATTTGATACGCTCGATGAACAGTTCGGGCTTGCCGATAATACACCGGTATTCCTTCTGGCAGAACATGAAGATGCCGAAGCTTGGGATACGACAGAAGGCCGCGAGAAGATATTCGATATTCAGCAGCAGCTGTTGGATGACCCGCTTGTCGATCGTGTAACATCAATGTTTACTGTAGCCAATATTGATTCCGTTGAAATGTGGGAAATGGCAAACAGCAACCCGCAAGCACCTGGTGCACTGGATGAAGTGGCGGAAAACTTTATTCAGGAAGACAAAATGTATATGGTCGCTTATTTAGATGCTGAAGGTTCTTCATTTGAAGCTCAGGATTTTGTACGCGACTGGAGCGAAAAAGACTTG belongs to Solibacillus sp. FSL W7-1436 and includes:
- the hflX gene encoding GTPase HflX, whose amino-acid sequence is MKDVEVLIERGILVGVNLQKDEHFDYSMEELANLAQALDVEIVGMVTQNLERVTPSHYVGTGKIEEIKAFFDETDANIVIFNDELSPSQIRNLERDLQCKVIDRTMLILDIFSRRAKTREAQLQVELAQLQYMLPRLVGLHASLSRQGGGTGGGFKNRGAGETKLELDRRKIEDQISKIKKELETVKEQRETQRKQRRKNAVPVVSIVGYTNAGKSTIMNQLLAKAGQDDTKQVFEKDMLFATLETSVRNIELEDNKSFLLTDTVGFVSKLPHHLVKAFRSTLEEARESDLLLHVVDVSNEEYRFMMEVTNETLKAIDVENIPTIYVYNKSDLADVEYPLVSGDNIWLSAKEDRGLEELLQQIKQQIFANYVTCQMLIPYNQGGIVSYLNEQATVLETAYEEEGTLLTLELKEADYQKYEIYVVK
- a CDS encoding GNAT family N-acetyltransferase — encoded protein: MLESVTIKELTTIEQIEEARMLEHEIWAVGSIPVHQTIATIRNGGIVLGAYLNDEIIGFNYSCPGYMDENIYLYSHMIGVKRNYREQGVGELLKNYLKDIAIERGYRTCRWTFDPLEARSGFLNFSKLRSYSDTYIENCYGEMEDPFNRVLPTDRLCVEWQLVDNDYLRWDAKVEELLDEAKPLVNWEENMVGLPTLDPEQKFSKEEALIHDAYLLPIPTNFQKIKVESVALAEDWRYKTRNILQAMFDQNYKIIYLNKINDNISHYLLVKRSLFAL
- a CDS encoding MMPL family transporter produces the protein MKQFAAFITKYAKPIVVLWCALLVVLAFFALQLPSKLQGDGFFYDGDHSYVTNELSDTFDLPAKTIFVLFKNKTDEEISSALESLETIGEIQTITSPVGVEELNKEGYAYGMLEFDNSVDDYFPIIDELREKLGENNGISITGEPVISKDINVASQNDLIKAETIGLPIALIVLLLAFGTIVASLLPILVGGATVVITLGLLALLGDNVNLSIFVLNIVPMLGLALSIDFALLLINRYREERNTQSIEQSVQIAIQTAGRSIIFSALCVMIGLGAMIVIDVEIFMNIALGGSIVVLLAVLTGITLLPATLMLLGDRLNKGRVFRIKPTASRWQKFAAFVMKRPVTIIVVAIIVLCIAMVPIKDIELTIPSTESLPESYESRQTFDTLDEQFGLADNTPVFLLAEHEDAEAWDTTEGREKIFDIQQQLLDDPLVDRVTSMFTVANIDSVEMWEMANSNPQAPGALDEVAENFIQEDKMYMVAYLDAEGSSFEAQDFVRDWSEKDLGVNFALSGQAKFNQEIFDEIAGKVLIAIAIIIVSTFFILMIAFRSILIPLKAILMNILGLGATFGILVYIFQYGHFGLEATTIVLIIPVLTFCLVFGLSMDYEVFLISRIQEEYLKGATNTKATVDGLVSTSKIITSAALIMIVITGAFAFTDVMPVKQIGVGIAIAIAIDATIIRLMLVPSFMKLFGDWNWWLPFKKNTR
- the menC gene encoding o-succinylbenzoate synthase, which gives rise to MKLVEVTIHELVMRMKTPFTTSLGTMQDKRFLVVEAKDESGVVGWGEGVAFEEPSYTEETFKTSLHLLEDFLIPALLGKELKHPDDVYERFRTIRRNNMAKASIEGAVWDIYAQLTNQSLATAVGGIQEKIEVGISIGLQPTDEQLIDTIRQFLDEGYKRIKVKIKPGKDIELIRTIRQAFPAIPLMADANSAYTLDDIDRLKELDAFNLMMIEQPLAHDDIIDHAVLQKQIKTPICLDESITSLEDTRKAIQLGSCQVVNIKIARVGGISEAKRIHDFCMQHHIPVWCGGMLEAGIGRAQNVALTSLANFTMPGDTAASERYWHEDIIQPEVTVTDGYITVPKTKGLGYNVNREAINKYSVNKKTYRM
- a CDS encoding DUF47 domain-containing protein; this encodes MFSSKKQDPFFSALLKIAENMREGIHYANDFRIETVADLKEISIRMKQYETAGDKLIHELIVMLNKSFMTPIEREDILSLAIRMDDVLDGAEGTIAHFEMFSLTEIDESMRDFLAYIAKSTDEIVKAMELLNKKDLVGMRQHAILIKDYERECDEVLRSSIKKLFLNEKDPIRLIKFKDIYEQLEEIADYCQTVANTIETIIMRNA
- a CDS encoding inorganic phosphate transporter, yielding MNTLLIITVLVVFFALAFDFINGFHDTANAIATSVSTRALPPRVAVIMAAFMNFLGAITFVGVAKAIASDIVDPFALSTPDAPLIGTVVILAALLSAITWNLVTWYFGIPSSSSHTLIGSIAGAAIAASGIGVLNYSGFTKIIIALLASPIIAICAGYIMMTIMKFIFKNMNLYKTNKGFRIMQIFTAAIQSFTHGTNDAQKAMGIITMALIAANLQTTDDVQGWVRFACALAMGLGTSIGGYKIIKTVGGKIMKIRPVNGAAADLASASIIFGATLIHLPVSTTHVISSAIMGVGSAQNVKGVNWGMARKIVTTWIITMPISAVMAAIIYSVLNLFF
- a CDS encoding class I SAM-dependent methyltransferase; this encodes MEFEQMKVQLHALISNKTLLQATISQPRQKSSDLKRVKLKPVEIRGEYMIQLEYQYERILKHENITIEDLAAKLDALFEQFRQVHAEFQEQTVQVQLSKKNKVLWKSDQNATTKQVNLSHNRKKQYLLDDSRIHPFLVRLGVQSEDGKIKQQKYDKFKQINRFVEFIDDSLAHLPKDKTIRILDFGSGKSYLTFALYHYLKIEKGLDIHVTGLDLKKEVIEECNRIAADLQYEDLQFLVGDINDFNEETAVDMVVTLHACDVATDMALARAVKWGAKVILSVPCCQHELNRQLQSPALSIMTQHGLVKERFAALATDSIRAELLTLVGYDTQLLEFIDMENTPKNILIRAYFTGKKPTSEQRLKYDEFVRFLNAKPFLENELQNLL
- a CDS encoding peptide MFS transporter — encoded protein: MYSKEEIVKSVPQTGFVGQPKGLFTLFFTEFWERFSYYGMRAILLFYMYYAVKDGGLGLDRTQANIIMSIYGSLIYMSGIIGGWIADRITGMRKAIFYGGILIMIGHILLALPLGVTALYLSMFFIIIGTGLLKPNVSSVVGDLYAENDARRDSGFSIFYMGINMGGFLAPLLVGLFQKNWGFHAGFSVAAVGMFIGLVVYLMSQKSLGLAGSVAPNPLSDKEKKTTTRNFTIGGLIIVILGFVAYQKGYASIENFSLLITFLGVMIPTAFILYMYRSPKTNADEKSRLLAYIPLFICAVMFWAIAEQSSTVIATFIDTRTNLNLWGFEIPAAWFQSFNPLFIIVLAPMFAFMWTKLADRGPSTPKKFALSLFFAGISFFVMIAAIVLTPEDTLVNPLWVVFSIFLLVLGELLLSPVGLSATTKLAPAAFAGQTMALWFLASAAAQAINAQLVRVYGIVSETTYFGVLGGLSVVLGVIILLISPIISKAMRGIK